In Aureibaculum algae, the following are encoded in one genomic region:
- the fusA gene encoding elongation factor G — protein sequence MARDLKYTRNIGIAAHIDAGKTTTTERVLFYTGVSHKIGEVHDGAATMDWMEQEQERGITITSAATTCEWVFPRLNGEPTPESKSYHCNIIDTPGHVDFTVEVNRSLRVLDGLVFLFSAVDGVEPQSETNWRLADNYKVPRIGFVNKMDRQGSDFMMVNRQVKEMLGSNAVPIVLPIGEEGDFKGVVDLVKNRAIIWHEENMGATFDVVDIPEDLKEDARKHRALLIEEVASYDENLLEKFMEDEDSITEDEVHAALRAAVMDMAIIPMICGSAFKNKGVQFLLDAVCRYLPSPLDKDAIVGTDPDTGEKIERKPDVKEPFAALAFKIATDPFVGRLAFFRAYSGHLDAGSYVLNNRSGKKERISRIYQMHANKQNAIDYIEAGDIGAAVGFKSIKTGDTLSDEKHPIVLESMDFPDPVIGIAVEPKTKVDVDKLGVALGKLAEEDPTFTVRTDEASGQTIISGMGELHLDIIVDRLRREFKVEVDQGEPQVEYKEALTKSAETREVYKKQSGGRGKFADIVFEMGPVDEDFVGEGLQFIDVIKGGRIPKEFIPSVEKGFAAAMKNGPLAGYEMDSMKITLKDGSFHPVDSDALSFELAAKMGYKSAAKAAGAVIMEPIMKMEVLTPEENMGDIVGDLNRRRGQVVSMSDRAGAKVIKGTVPLSEMFGYVTSLRTLSSGRATSTMEFSHYEATPSNISADVIKKAQG from the coding sequence ATGGCAAGAGATTTAAAATATACAAGGAATATAGGTATTGCCGCTCATATTGATGCGGGGAAAACTACAACTACAGAACGTGTGTTGTTTTACACTGGTGTTTCTCACAAAATTGGTGAGGTACATGATGGTGCAGCAACAATGGACTGGATGGAGCAAGAGCAAGAAAGAGGTATTACAATTACTTCTGCTGCAACTACTTGTGAATGGGTTTTTCCACGTTTGAATGGTGAACCAACTCCTGAATCAAAAAGTTATCACTGTAACATTATTGATACTCCTGGTCACGTTGATTTTACCGTAGAGGTAAATCGTTCGTTGAGAGTACTTGATGGGTTGGTGTTTTTGTTTTCGGCAGTTGATGGTGTTGAGCCACAGTCTGAAACAAACTGGAGGTTAGCTGATAATTATAAAGTACCAAGAATTGGATTCGTTAATAAAATGGATCGTCAAGGCTCAGACTTTATGATGGTAAACAGACAGGTAAAAGAAATGTTAGGTTCTAATGCAGTTCCTATCGTTTTACCTATTGGTGAAGAAGGAGATTTTAAAGGTGTAGTTGATCTAGTTAAGAACAGAGCAATTATATGGCATGAGGAAAATATGGGTGCTACTTTTGATGTAGTTGATATTCCTGAAGATTTAAAAGAAGATGCAAGAAAACATAGAGCTTTATTGATTGAAGAAGTTGCTAGTTATGATGAGAACTTATTAGAAAAGTTCATGGAAGATGAAGATTCAATTACTGAAGATGAAGTACATGCTGCACTAAGAGCTGCGGTTATGGATATGGCAATCATACCAATGATATGTGGTTCGGCATTTAAAAATAAAGGAGTTCAATTCTTATTAGATGCAGTTTGTCGTTATTTACCTTCACCTTTAGATAAAGATGCTATTGTAGGTACTGATCCAGATACAGGTGAAAAAATTGAAAGAAAGCCAGACGTAAAAGAACCATTTGCTGCGTTAGCTTTTAAAATTGCAACGGATCCTTTTGTAGGACGTTTAGCATTTTTTAGAGCGTATTCAGGGCATTTAGATGCTGGTTCATATGTATTGAACAATCGTTCTGGTAAAAAAGAACGTATTTCTCGTATCTATCAGATGCATGCTAATAAGCAAAATGCAATTGATTATATTGAGGCTGGAGATATTGGTGCAGCTGTTGGTTTTAAAAGTATTAAAACTGGTGATACCTTATCAGATGAGAAACATCCTATTGTTTTAGAATCAATGGATTTTCCTGATCCAGTAATTGGTATCGCAGTGGAGCCTAAAACAAAAGTTGATGTTGATAAGCTTGGAGTGGCTTTAGGTAAATTAGCTGAAGAAGATCCAACATTTACAGTGAGAACAGATGAAGCTTCTGGACAAACCATTATTTCTGGTATGGGAGAACTTCACTTAGATATTATTGTTGATAGATTACGTCGTGAATTTAAAGTAGAGGTAGATCAAGGTGAGCCTCAAGTAGAGTATAAAGAAGCATTAACAAAAAGTGCAGAAACTAGAGAAGTTTATAAGAAACAATCTGGTGGACGTGGTAAGTTTGCTGACATTGTATTTGAAATGGGACCAGTTGATGAAGATTTTGTAGGTGAAGGTTTACAGTTTATTGATGTTATTAAAGGTGGACGTATTCCAAAAGAATTTATTCCTTCTGTAGAAAAAGGTTTTGCAGCAGCAATGAAGAACGGACCTTTAGCTGGTTATGAGATGGATTCAATGAAAATTACATTGAAAGATGGATCTTTTCACCCTGTGGATTCAGATGCATTATCTTTTGAATTAGCAGCAAAAATGGGTTATAAATCAGCGGCTAAGGCGGCAGGTGCGGTAATCATGGAGCCTATAATGAAAATGGAAGTGCTTACACCAGAAGAGAACATGGGTGATATTGTAGGTGACTTAAATAGAAGAAGAGGTCAGGTAGTAAGTATGTCAGATAGAGCAGGTGCAAAAGTGATTAAAGGAACAGTACCATTATCAGAAATGTTTGGTTATGTTACATCTTTAAGAACATTGTCATCAGGTAGAGCTACATCGACAATGGAGTTTTCACATTATGAAGCAACTCCATCTAATATTTCTGCTGATGTAATTAAAAAAGCACAAGGTTAA
- the rpsG gene encoding 30S ribosomal protein S7 translates to MRKRSAKKRHLLPDPRFQDQLVTRFVNNLMKDGKKSVAFKVFYDAMDIVEEKKQDEEKTSLEVWKEALSNVMPHVEVRSRRVGGATFQIPMQIRPDRKVSMAMKWMISYSRKRNEKSMAQRLANEVLAAAKEEGAAVKKRTDVHKMAEANKAFSHFRF, encoded by the coding sequence ATGAGAAAAAGAAGTGCAAAGAAAAGACATTTGTTGCCAGATCCAAGATTTCAAGATCAGCTGGTAACTCGTTTTGTAAATAATTTAATGAAGGACGGTAAAAAGTCAGTAGCGTTTAAAGTTTTTTATGATGCGATGGATATCGTTGAAGAGAAAAAACAAGACGAAGAGAAAACATCTTTAGAAGTTTGGAAAGAAGCGTTATCTAACGTTATGCCGCATGTTGAAGTAAGAAGTAGAAGAGTGGGTGGTGCAACATTTCAAATACCAATGCAAATTAGACCAGATAGAAAAGTTTCTATGGCTATGAAATGGATGATTTCATATTCTAGAAAACGTAATGAAAAATCTATGGCTCAACGTTTAGCAAATGAAGTTTTAGCTGCGGCTAAAGAGGAAGGTGCGGCAGTTAAGAAAAGAACTGATGTGCATAAAATGGCGGAAGCTAATAAAGCGTTTTCACACTTTAGATTTTAA
- the rpsL gene encoding 30S ribosomal protein S12, which yields MPTIQQLVRKGRTQITKKNKSAALNSCPQRRGVCTRVYTTTPKKPNSAMRKVARVRLTNGNEVNAYIPGEGHNLQEHSIVLVRGGRVKDLPGVKYHVVRGALDTAGVEGRTQRRSKYGTKRPKK from the coding sequence ATGCCAACTATACAGCAATTAGTACGCAAGGGAAGAACCCAAATAACTAAGAAGAACAAATCGGCTGCATTAAATTCTTGTCCACAAAGAAGAGGCGTATGTACACGTGTTTACACTACTACACCAAAAAAACCAAATTCTGCTATGAGAAAAGTAGCTAGGGTAAGGTTGACTAATGGTAATGAGGTGAATGCATACATACCTGGTGAAGGACATAATTTACAAGAGCACTCGATAGTATTAGTTAGAGGAGGAAGAGTAAAAGATTTGCCTGGGGTAAAATATCACGTAGTTCGTGGTGCTTTAGATACTGCAGGGGTTGAAGGACGAACACAAAGACGTTCTAAATACGGAACTAAACGTCCTAAGAAATAA
- a CDS encoding ShlB/FhaC/HecB family hemolysin secretion/activation protein has protein sequence MKQKFTPYIYILFLILFFNHCHGQKIELNISSIDSTSTWFLQNIHYQKRHFTEKSIFTTLDSIRSEIEKSGFLNHSIDSLIKTDSSYTAYFNLRNQIQNIRIYFDKKEINQYQLSTNSKNATSNYFEVQPSKLTNTLHQITNSLEKEGKSFSEVSLKNITIKNDTLIESHLFIKKSTARKIDKVILNGYSNFPKTFLIHKLGIEKNTVFSKQKIDKASSAINFIPFVSETKPPEVLFTKDSTIVYLNLKKENANKFDGLIGFTSNETGKGLSLNGYLDLSLNNLFNSGENLNLIWKNNGNNRQVFNLDISLPFAFNSKLSPYLALNIYKQDSSFVNTLFKFALPYQIDNRNSIGLLLQSESSLNLLSYINSNIEDYSNLFLGLNYNYSIPLNHNIFKSKFKFIIEGLAGRRNGITKDNQIKIHLKSNFLWSLNQKNYIFIQNQSSLINSKNLYNNELFRIGGSNSIRGFDEESVFASSYSTLNLEYRYSTNNSSYLYSITDLGYINYNKVTSQLYALGLGYAFTSKLGFINLSYAIGGNSNQAIELNNSRFHLKIINFF, from the coding sequence TTGAAACAGAAATTTACACCATATATATATATACTCTTTTTAATCCTCTTTTTTAATCATTGTCATGGTCAAAAAATAGAATTGAATATTTCTTCCATTGACAGCACTTCAACATGGTTTTTACAAAATATACATTACCAAAAGCGTCATTTTACGGAAAAATCAATATTTACAACTTTAGATTCTATAAGAAGTGAAATTGAAAAATCTGGCTTTTTAAATCATAGCATTGACAGCCTGATAAAAACCGATAGTAGCTATACAGCCTATTTTAATCTCAGAAATCAAATTCAAAACATTAGAATCTATTTTGATAAAAAAGAAATTAATCAATATCAACTATCCACTAATTCAAAAAACGCAACCTCAAACTATTTTGAAGTACAGCCATCAAAACTGACAAACACCTTACATCAAATTACCAATTCACTCGAAAAAGAAGGTAAATCATTTTCTGAAGTTTCATTAAAAAATATCACCATTAAAAATGACACATTAATTGAATCACACCTATTCATTAAAAAATCTACCGCTAGAAAAATTGACAAGGTAATTCTAAATGGCTATAGTAATTTCCCAAAAACTTTTCTTATTCATAAATTAGGAATAGAAAAAAACACTGTATTTAGTAAACAAAAAATTGACAAAGCATCATCTGCAATTAATTTCATTCCTTTTGTTTCTGAAACAAAACCTCCTGAAGTGCTTTTTACAAAAGACTCAACAATCGTTTATTTAAATCTAAAAAAAGAAAATGCAAACAAATTTGACGGATTAATTGGTTTCACCTCCAATGAAACCGGAAAAGGACTTTCTCTTAATGGTTATTTGGACTTATCATTAAACAATCTTTTCAATTCGGGTGAAAACTTAAATCTAATCTGGAAGAATAATGGTAATAATAGACAAGTATTTAATCTAGACATTTCACTACCCTTTGCGTTCAACTCAAAATTATCTCCATATCTAGCTCTAAATATATATAAACAAGATTCTTCCTTTGTCAATACCTTATTTAAATTTGCACTGCCTTATCAAATTGACAATAGAAATTCTATTGGACTCTTGTTACAGTCAGAAAGCTCATTAAATTTATTGTCATACATTAACAGTAACATTGAAGATTATTCAAATTTATTCTTGGGCCTAAATTATAATTACAGCATACCACTTAACCATAATATTTTCAAATCAAAATTCAAATTCATAATAGAAGGACTTGCTGGTAGAAGAAATGGCATCACAAAAGACAATCAAATTAAGATTCATTTAAAAAGTAACTTCTTATGGAGCTTAAACCAAAAAAATTATATTTTTATACAAAACCAAAGCAGTTTAATTAATTCTAAAAATCTTTATAACAATGAACTATTCAGAATTGGAGGTTCAAATAGTATCAGAGGGTTTGATGAGGAAAGTGTATTTGCATCATCCTATAGTACATTAAACTTAGAATATAGATACTCAACCAACAATAGTTCCTACCTTTATTCAATAACCGATTTAGGTTATATTAATTACAATAAGGTAACTTCACAATTGTACGCTTTGGGTCTTGGGTATGCTTTTACAAGTAAATTAGGATTTATCAATTTGAGTTACGCCATAGGGGGTAATTCAAATCAAGCTATTGAATTAAATAATTCTCGCTTTCATTTAAAGATTATTAATTTTTTCTAA